CCCGAGGGAAGGGCGGCGGACGCCGCCCCGGCGCCGGCCGATGCGGTCATGGCGCCCTTGAGCGAGGTCGAGCGCAGGCACATCATCGCGGTGTTGAAATTTGTCAAGGGGCACAAGGGCAAGGCGGCGGAGATACTGGAGATCAATCCGAAGACGTTGTACCGGAAGATCAAAGAGTATAATATCGTGCCGGTGTACGAATAATAAATATCTTTTTTTTACAAGGGGGGAGGTTCAGCCTGCATCATAATTACCCAAACAATCATGGCGCTTGCCGGTCACGGCACCGGTTCTACCCCTTCGGGTACTTCTCCCTCGTCAGGGATTTCCAAGGGTCACAAGGGTCGTCCCTCCGGTCTCGCCTTCGGCTCGGGCTGCCACGGCGCGATGCCGCTGAGCGGCGTCCGGGCAGCACCGCGCTTTAGCGACGGCCTTCGGTCGCTCCTGGCGCGGAACATTCAATTTATTTATGCTTTACATGCCGGACGATAAACCAGGTAAGTCCCGCCAGCAGCAGCACCACCACCACGACATCCACGATGTGGCTGTATTTCATCACCACTTCCCAGTTCTGCTTTAAATAGAGGCCGCAATAGGTGAGAAAGGCGTTCCAGATTCCGGCGCCGAGTATGGTGTAGATGATGAAAGTGACGAAGTGCATTCGTCCGGTACCGGCCGGAATTGAAATAAGATGCCGTACCACGGGAATGAACCGGCAGACCAATACCGTAAGCGGTCCTCGTTTTTTAAAGAACGATTCGGTGATCTCAAGGTCGTGCCGGTTAAGCAGCAGGTATTTGCCCCATTTGTTGACAAAAGGCATTCCGCCGTACCGTCCGATCGCGTACGACAAGAGCGACCCGGCGATGCTTCCCAGCGTCGAAGCGATGATGACCGCGGCCATGCTGAACCTGCCCGTGGCGACGTGGAAGCCGGCAAACGGCATGACCGCCTCGCTCGGCACGGGGAGTACCATGCTCTCCATGGTCATGAGGAGAAAGACGCCGGGATATCCCGACGCGTCGATCAGTTTGATGGCGAATCCGGCTATAATTGCGGTGATGCTCATAACAAAATAGCGACACGTTGAAAGTTTAAAAAGGTTTTTGTTCGATTGCCTTGCTTTCAACTTTCAACTTTTAACTTCCAACTTGTTATTGTTTTCCTCTGTGTCTCTGTGGCTATCTTATCTTTTATCCGGATCAATCCAACCCTTTTCGCCGATGAGCGGCACGAATACAACGCTCCCGGCCTTTGATTTGTCAATGCCGTCTTCGCGTTTTTCGTACACTTCCAAATCCTGGACGCTCCGGTCGCCGGCCGGGATCACCATCCTGCCGCCGACGGCGAGCTGGTCGACGAGCTCCTGCGGGATGGCGGGCGCGCCCGCGGTCACGATGATCCTGTCGAACGGCGCGTGCTGCACCCAGCCGCGCGTGCCGTCGCCGGTCTTGAACACGATGTTTTCGTATCCCATGCCGCGCAGGCGCTTGAGCGCGGCCGCGGCAAGCTCCCGGTTCCGTTCCACGGTGTAAACGCGGCGCGAGAACTGCGCGAGGATGGCGGTCTGGAACCCCGAGCCGGTGCCGATCTCGAGGATCTTCTGGTCTTTTTCAATCCTGAGGATCTGCGTCATCAGCGCGACCACGTACGGCTGCGATATGGTCTGGCCGCTGCCGATGGGAAGCGCGTTGTCGTCGTAGGCCTGCGCGTAGAGCATTGTGTCAACAAAGAGGTGGCGGGGTACCCTGCGGAACGCATCGAGCACGCTCTCATCGCTGATGCCTTTTTCACGCAGGATTTTTATGAGGCGCTCGCACGCGATCTCTGGCTTCAGCGTGTACATTCGTTTTGGCTTTTGCTCCGCAGTTCGGCAGAAACGGTTATCACCGCCCGCAGCCACCGCAGGGTGTCTGCGACGTGGGAAATATGGCTTCGGGAAGAGAAATATAATGTCTGCACCGGCACGAATTCGATTGAAAATCCGGCGCCGCAGGCCCTCATGATGATTTCCGATTCCATTTCGAAGCGCTGATACCTGCACGGCACCGCGGCAAGGCACGCCGCGGAATACGCCCTGAACCCACATTGACTGTCGAGAATCCTGCGGCGGGTGAGCAGCGACAGGAAAAGGGAGGTGAGCGTATTGGAGATGATCCGGGCAACGGGCATTTTCCCGGGCATCATCGAACGCCGGCCGATGATGATTCCCGAACGGGGCGCATCGCTGATCCGTTTGAGGAACAGGGGAAGGTCGTTTACCGAATGCTGTCCGTCGGCGTCCACGGTGATGATCCACGAGGCGTTTTTGAGCGATAGCAGGTGGCGGAATCCTTTTAAAAGCGCCGCGCCCTTTCCCCGGTTGACAAGGTTCGAGACATACAGTACTTCGTGCTTTGCCGCCACCATGTCGGTGCCGTCGTGGGAGCCGTCGTCGGCCAGGCAGACGTTGGCTGCCGGTACCGTTGCAAGGAGGCTCGGCAGGAGCCGGTCCAGCGCTGCGGCCGCTTTATAAGCGGGAATGAGAACGAAAACGCCGGAAGGCCAGGGAGTATTTTGTTGCGTCATAACGACAGGGCCCGCTGCAATTGCGCGGTGAAGCGCTCAACGCGGCTTTCATCGCGGCAAAAGTCCAAAGCGTTGATGGAATCCTTTAGGGTGACCGTAATATGCGAAAACGGTTTTGGAATCATGAAGCGGTCCCATGAGTTGAGCCGCCAGGCGCGCCGCGCTTCGGCGGTCACCGGATACAATGGCGCATGCGTCATCATGGCGATCATCGCCGCTCCCGGTTTCACCTGTTCGCGGGGGCCGCGCGGCCCGTCCGGTATGATCACGACGTTCTGCCCGCTTTCAAGCGCGCGCATGCATTGCCTGAGCACAGCGATCTGCCCCCGGGTGGAAGACCCGCGTATGGTCTGATGGTTCCAGCGCTGCGCGATTGCGGTGGCGCGGTCGCCGTCTTTGCTGGCCGAAACCACCGCGGTCACGCCGACCCCCCTGAAGATATAAGAAAGCGGAAGGATGTGCGAGTGCCAGAAACAGAAAATGACGCCCTTGCCCCTGCAGGTGAATGGGTCGATCTCACGGGTTCCCTGCACCGAATACCGCCACGTTCTGCCCAGAAGCGAGCCTAAAAGCCAGAGCGGCCCGCTCACCATGTCGAGGGGGATTTTTTTTTGA
The Chitinivibrionales bacterium genome window above contains:
- a CDS encoding DedA family protein; this encodes MSITAIIAGFAIKLIDASGYPGVFLLMTMESMVLPVPSEAVMPFAGFHVATGRFSMAAVIIASTLGSIAGSLLSYAIGRYGGMPFVNKWGKYLLLNRHDLEITESFFKKRGPLTVLVCRFIPVVRHLISIPAGTGRMHFVTFIIYTILGAGIWNAFLTYCGLYLKQNWEVVMKYSHIVDVVVVVLLLAGLTWFIVRHVKHK
- a CDS encoding protein-L-isoaspartate(D-aspartate) O-methyltransferase, with the protein product MYTLKPEIACERLIKILREKGISDESVLDAFRRVPRHLFVDTMLYAQAYDDNALPIGSGQTISQPYVVALMTQILRIEKDQKILEIGTGSGFQTAILAQFSRRVYTVERNRELAAAALKRLRGMGYENIVFKTGDGTRGWVQHAPFDRIIVTAGAPAIPQELVDQLAVGGRMVIPAGDRSVQDLEVYEKREDGIDKSKAGSVVFVPLIGEKGWIDPDKR
- a CDS encoding glycosyltransferase family 2 protein, whose translation is MTQQNTPWPSGVFVLIPAYKAAAALDRLLPSLLATVPAANVCLADDGSHDGTDMVAAKHEVLYVSNLVNRGKGAALLKGFRHLLSLKNASWIITVDADGQHSVNDLPLFLKRISDAPRSGIIIGRRSMMPGKMPVARIISNTLTSLFLSLLTRRRILDSQCGFRAYSAACLAAVPCRYQRFEMESEIIMRACGAGFSIEFVPVQTLYFSSRSHISHVADTLRWLRAVITVSAELRSKSQNECTR
- a CDS encoding lysophospholipid acyltransferase family protein, with the translated sequence MQSTSGTQKKIPLDMVSGPLWLLGSLLGRTWRYSVQGTREIDPFTCRGKGVIFCFWHSHILPLSYIFRGVGVTAVVSASKDGDRATAIAQRWNHQTIRGSSTRGQIAVLRQCMRALESGQNVVIIPDGPRGPREQVKPGAAMIAMMTHAPLYPVTAEARRAWRLNSWDRFMIPKPFSHITVTLKDSINALDFCRDESRVERFTAQLQRALSL